The Brassica rapa cultivar Chiifu-401-42 chromosome A10, CAAS_Brap_v3.01, whole genome shotgun sequence genome segment AATGTTGATCATTATGGTTTATGTATGTTTTGGTTGGTTTCTAAAAATCAAGAGTGTTGACATGAACAAGCAAACAAATTGATGGATAACAATTAACAAGGAGATATGTAAAATGGGGAAATTGTCACTATAATGACCAGTTTTGTTATCAGATttcaataaattaaaaagtaCTGTGTTTTACAATTACACAAATTGAgattaaaaaaatggaagaagATTGATGATAATTGATATGTTCAAAAGAGTAATTTGTTTGGCAAAATTGACAATAATGTATTCTGTTAAACCAAACCGCAATTTAATTGACCAAAGAAAACTAATAAACCAGACCGGTAGGGAAAAGGTGTATAACTCTCGTCAGCTGTCAATCAATCTCTCTCCCGTCTCTCGATCTGGTGGGCTCTCTGAGCTTTCTTCATTTGAAAATCCTTCTTCTACCTGAAAGGTAACTTTTTGATGATTATAGAGAAATGGAATTTCATATTGGTGATCTCTCTCTGTACATCTCCTAGATGCATAGAAAGTGTTTGTGAAAATGCCTTAGAGATTGTTGATTCAGTTTGTAGCTAAGGAATATGCTTAGCCTTTTATATTTTCCTTAATTCGATATAACTCTTCTACATGATGTAAGCTCATCTTTCTTACTTTGtagatttccttttttttctctttagatTTTGTCAGCAGCTGGTTTGTGATCTGAGATGGCGACAGAGCAGAGCGGATTAGAAGTCCAGGAGAGCCAGCCAAACCAAGTGGCTCCTGGCTTTGTAGGAGCGATTGAAGAACAATACAAGAAACTCAGAGATCACGCCGAGGCTTATCCATACGTTTGGGGTTCTTATACTGTTGTCTACGGCGGTCTTTTCCTTTGGACTGCTTATAGATGGAGGAAGCTTAGGAGAACCGAGGATCGAGTTCGTGGTCTTCAGACTAAACTTAGGAAACTCGTCCAAGACGAACAAGCAGCAGCAGTAACATCTTCTAAATCTGCTCAATCACTGGACAAGTCTTCTTCAGTTTCTGACAAGACATCATCAGTGCCTTGATTAGTTACTAGTTTAGAATCAAAACACATTGTCTCTGTTAAGATTTGTGACTAGATCTGTTTTGTTACATTGCTTTTTGTTACTTACCCGCATAGGCTTTTTATAAAAGCTCAAATTCAAGTACAACCAATTCAATATTCATAAGGTTTTAACTCTGCTttctttaaacttttatttatttactggAATATATCATTCTTAGACGGTTACATATACATATTCATGTGTTTGAGTGTAAAAGACAAGACAACGCTTGTTGTTGTTCTAACAGACAGAGTTTCTGGTGCAGTGTAGCGCTCCAGCTGAAGAAGTGAGTTCTTTAACTGTCTTAGCGTCCGCTACTATGAACCTTTGAGATGGGCCGTAATTGGGCCGGGCTTTTCCAATACCTTTCTGTAAGCCGAAACAAGCTCCGTTCTCCATATAATCATTCACCGAGTAGAACTTCCATTGCATTTTATCACCTTGACTATGTTTCTTCCAAGTTATCTACACAATACTCAAACGTTAGATGAGAAGAAAATGCGTTTGTGTTTAACGTTTCGCGATTGCGGTTTGATAGTACGTACCTCTTTGCGTCCGGATTCTGGTGCGACGAAGTAGTTTGATTCGCTCTTCACGCGAGGGCTCATGCTTCCTCCAATAGCGTATTGTGTCCATCCTTGGTAATAGTTATTCGCCACATGAGCATATCCATGTCTCACTCTGCATATCGATataacaaattaaattaaataaaagcgTTTAGTTTTCATGCAAATGGTTacaaacaaatttataaaagacgatttttatatatgtaccgTGGCATTCTCTGGTTGCAGTTAGGACCAAAGTGGTTAAACACAACAGTGACTCTCATGTCTTTGTCTCTCACATACCCATCATCATGTCCAAGAAGCATGACCTTGTCCTGATTCCTAAACCAATTGTTCGACACTGTGACGTCAGTACTCCCTCTCGTGACGTCTAATAGCCCGTCTTCGCAGTCATATAACGTGTTGTGGTCGATCCACACTTTCTTAGCCGTGACTAGCCTGATTGCATCTCCGTCCACTTGTCCAAGTTCCATGATCTTTGAGTCTGGTCCCATCACCGAGCTCGGTGGGTGAGCTTTACAGTCGTGGATTTTGAGTCCATGGATGATCACATCGGTGGCTTTGTAGACTATGAGACATGCAGGACCGGAGATGTGAACGCTGACACCGCGACCATCGAGTGTGGTGAAGCTGCTGATTAGCAGCGGTTTGTGGAGGTTGATCTTCATGTTTCTTTTGAACGTGATCCATTTTTTGCCTTTGATGAGAGTTGCTGCATATCTTAGGGTTCCTGGTTTGGGGTTTAGAGGATCATCAGAAGGGTCGGTTACTTTGTATTGTGTTACTCCCTTACCGATGTTTCCCGTCATTTTTCCAGCGAATCCGACCGAACACCGTGCCAGCTGATTACGGACTTTACGCCAATGTGGGTTTGGTCTCCAACATTTGTCCATTACATTCAGTTCCGTGGCTACCAAGACATTTGCCACGAACAAAATGGTCAAGATTGGAATCAGCGCAATGGTCAAGAACCTAACCATGGTTCTTAATTTGAAATGTGAATCAAGATCGAAAAGGAAGGTTGAGGTTTATATGATTACAAGCTATGTTGTTTGTGAAGAATGAGGTCTACACATGGAGTGTATATATATGAGGGATCGAGTTTGTTTCTTTGTTAACCAAAAGAAAAGGTTagttttttatttctatttagtGTGAGTTCATGAAGAAGTAGagttgtaagttgtaacaaCTTGAAGCAACCTTctaaaagtaaaaagaaaatagtataaccgttttattattggttaacaactagttttttttttaacttggcTTGCTATATTTAGTACTTTAATGCTAATTACTGATGATTTGAATTCGATCAAGAAATATATGAAACATCTCTTGAGAACTATTTGCTTTTAACAGAATGTTGAAACTCCCATCTTATATTCACAACATGAATCTCATCAATTTTCATTAAACAAGTAATCCTCGCCAAGGAAAACATAAGAAGGGGATAAACAAAGAAACACTGAGAATAGATCTCACCGTTTCTACATGTCAAAGATGAACGAGAGAGTGAGAGAGCTAGGCCAAGCCAGCCAAGCCAAGACGGTCAGCAACGTTGTACATAACCAACTTATCCCAAACAGGTCCAAAAAGCTCTTCCCCCCCTATGGAGAATGTCAAAGCCCACGCTGAAAGAAGAGCTGTGAAGACACTGAACCCAATTGCTGACCTAACAACATCTACAAAACATCACAAGAAGAGTTGTAAGGTACATACAAAAGTCTGAATCCTCTTAAATCATATCCAAAACCAGTGACAGAACATTTAAACATAGAACACATTAGCCACTGGTCATTGGATCATCAATAACGCCACAATGTATCTGTAATAATCTGAAAACTTACAGTTTCGGATCTGAGGGAAAGCCCGAGAGTGACGGAGAACAGGCCAGAAGTAGAAGCAATTGACAGCCCAGAGCCACGGCAAGAGAGCGAATCCGAACTTGTAGAATCGACGAGCGTAGTCCACCGATGCTTCCTCCGTTAGCCCCAACGGACCGTCGATCGTTGGCCATACCTGCCCTGATGATATCATAGAGTTATGAGCTGGATTCAGATTTGATCTCTGATCGCGGTTAGGGCTCAGATTGGATTCGTCGCTCCGTGAAGCCTCCATCTTCTTCAGCCACTACCGAAAAttgaagagagaaaaaaaaacatttcgtTCCTACTTGAGCACACCGAGACGCAGCGACGTCGTTTTGAAATAAAACTCTTGGTTTTACAAattcttcaatttttttccaAAGTCTTATTTATTTTGCGTATTGTATATGAATTTGCATAACGAATTGATGAACTTCTGAGACTCTCAAGCTAATGAATACTCAACAAGTAGTTGTGGACTTTAAGCTGTTAGTGGTTTCCACTGACTGACTTAGGAACAGATTTAAGTTCATATCTTCTCTGGTGCTATCGGTAACAGTCCTAGTTCCAATGTTACAACTTATAATGCCTAAATGAGACGGTGTGGCTAGCCGTGATACATCATCTGATTGATACCAAACAGCCTCGCGGCTACGTTACCCGCGGGGCAAGGCCCGTTTGACCCGGAACAATTTGAAAAATCGATTTGGGTGCGGGTTATGAGTATTTTATGCGGGGTGGGTTGGTAGATTTTGCAACCCGCAGGCGGGTTTGACCCGCAACCCAGCCCTACTCGCGGCTACACAAATCAGATAGAAAAATGGGTCTACTTTATAGAGTTCAGTACACAGTATGATCAAACTTCAAGCTACTATTTAAGCTCCAATCTCTAAACTTTATCTTCTCCATTGTGGGATCAACAGACTAGAGATGTCTTCAACTTCTTCAGTAAACTCGAGCGATTCGCCATAATACTCATGAGCATCTTGCCTAACTATACCCGATAACCCCATTTCCCCATTGGATTCAAGACCTTGCACAAGGATTCTAAAGGAAGTCCTATCAGGCTCATATCCTATCGACTGCATAAAAGCATAACAGTCCATGACAAGTTCAAACAGCTTATGATTCAGAAGAATCACCAAGAGCGTGTTGAAGCTCTCTGTGTCAGCCACTAATCCCTTCTCTGATTTCATAGCTGCGTAAAGGTAGTTGAGCTCCTCTATCAAACTGTTATCCGCCATTACAGCGATCATATCTGCGTATAGTCTCACCTGAGGCTTGTACCAATACTCCTTTCGAATCTCTTCGAAAACCTGAAAACGAATTTTGAGATCGAACACAGCGGAAACGTGAtggagagagtgagagagatgaTGAAACCTTGAGAGATAGAGAGCACTCGTTCTGGCGTAATAGCTCTCGAAGAACGGCGACCATATCGAATTTCAAGAGCCGGCGGATTTTCGAATCGATTACGCGATCGAGCATCGATGAGGAGGAAGACGGAGACgttgaaggaggaggaggattgGCTCGCTTTAGAGCTTGGACGGCTTGAATCGCTTCGATACTGAGCATGCGACCTCTCTGCAGTGGCTTCCTGTTCTTGCTGCGGTCTCTCATCTTTATCACCATAGCTCGCCGGAGAACCGGAGAGCGGCCGGAGACACCACGGCGTGGCGTGAACCCGAGACGGAGAATCTCTCCGCGTAATCCAATCCCTTCCATATTCGCCGTTAGACacactctctccctctctctctctggtgCAGTAGAAAAGGACGACGAGGGAAAATTCGAGAAATTACTCAAATACCCTCTGGCTTATCTTGGTTCCATTTCATGAACATGATTTGAAGAAGGTGGAACTAAACCGGTTTCCTAATGTCTCAGATTAAACCGGTTTGTTATTCAACTTGCGTTGTTTAAGAGTCCAATGTTGCACTTTATAAATAAACCAAGTCATAACACTTTTCATCATCATTTTCATAACACACGATAGCTGCAACTTTTATGGTCTGACCTCTGCTTCTTCTATACAAGACTCATTCACTGTGATTGGTCATTCTGATCTTCTGCAACTAGATGTTTGGAATCAGCGTCTTCATCTTCTGCTCGTTTGGAACTAGAATTGTCATCCTCTATCTCTGCACTAAGCTTCTTCAGATCAATGTCTTCAGTATCTGTTTCTTCTACAACTTTGGGATCAAGTTCTTCACCCCTTTCTTGCACAACATCTTCACTATAATCTTCTTGTTTAACATCTGAAAGTTTATGAACATTGTCGCCTTCGCCTTGTAAAGCTCGCATCAAATCATCAACGCTCCTGTCAGTTTCGGTTTTCGTTTGAACATCTGAAGACACTGTTGTCTGATCCTCAGTTTCAGTTTCAGTAGACGGTTGCAAAGGTGAGCTTGAAGAAGCCAAAGATGTTGTTGCCTCACCCAAGCCTTTTGAGAGGCAGACATATTTGAAAACTAACTGTTTATAATCATTTAGCAGCCCTTCAACATCTCCCACCCTCAAATCACCAGCACTGGCAAACACGTAAGGATACTCTTTCAAGATCTTGCTCGCCTCGCTGCTACCGTTCAAAAGCGTGGCAGCACCTTTATTTTCCAAATCCGAAATGGATTCAGCTTTCTTTATCGGTAGTTCACTTCTCTGATTCAGTGTTTCGTTGGTTCCAGAAAGACTATCAGACGACTGTGATTGCAGAAGCGTGGTTTCCCTCTTGGGATTATGAGCAGTGGGTGCAGCGCCGTGATCAGTTTGATAAGACTGGATTCCAAGACCAGAGAGACGTGCCCGTGCAGAttccattttgttttcaaagtcAGCTTCATCCATAGAAAGGGACTTTGCATCAATATTTGAGATGAAAGACTCTGCAGAGAGCAGGTTCGTGAAGAAGTAGGAAGCTTCCCCAACCAGTTTAGATTGACGTCTATATCTTTGTATATATAACAAGTTTGAGTGAAACTGTGGAGGGTTAGCCTGAGAAAAAACAAAGTACATAATGATCATTAGTAAATGTAGTTGCATAGTTCAGACATAACAGTATTAAATATAAGTATATGACATCAGAAACCAGCATGCATATTCAATCCCTTCACAATACCTTTATGGTAACATAAATGAGAACAGGAAGAAACTCGTCGGCTCCAGGTGCATTCTCCTTAGAAGCAATAGAAGCATTTAGCAGTAAGTTATTGATCACTTTGCAGCAGCTAAGGATACACATCAGCTTATCACGAGGAGCTTTGTACATATTCATCTTCTGGAGCTCTTTTTGAGCTAGCTGCCAAAAAAAAGACGAGGAAATGTCACAAACAAGAATCATCATGGTAACGCTAACATGAGCTAGATGAAACTAGATCAGCTTACCAGCCATGATGTTTCGTTTTGGAAAGTAGGTTGTATATCCAAGCTTTCAGGAGAAATAAACTGCTGAACTAACGACATCTTCTGAAAGAGTTTCTCATCAGAGATTACATCCTCTGTGTTCGATGCAAAAACCCGCGTAAATAGCTTTGTCATGACATACTTCTCTAGTCCCTAAGTATATACACAAAAAAGGAGCAATGATTAAACGGAATGAAAGATAAAGAGGAAGAGAACGAAACTGAGGTAACTCACATCTGCAGCACTGTCTAACTCCTCCTCAGAAGAACCGGACCAAAGTGGATGAGCTCTGAAAGCAGCCTCCATCTTGGTAAAAAACTCTTGAACAGCCTCGCTGTCTTTCTCCGGGTCTGGCGCATGGTTCGAGAATGAGACAATGAAACTGCAAATATAAGAACTTGCATAACTTTAAAAGACGACAAAACAGAACAAACAATGGTAGACTATGCAAGTTCAGATCTAAGCTTTAGATATTGCTATCACAGCATCCAACTAACAAGATCATGACATGTTCTCATATCCAATTTATCTATTCAATCCTAAATGTAGGAGGGAACTCTCGGATCACTAAGAATCTTGCTCATAAGTCTCATCGAGAGAGAAAGAACCTTTTAATGGATTTGACGAAATCTCCGGCGGAGGGTTTACGCATCCGCTCGAGAAAATCGTGCAGCCCGGGGAATACGTCTATGTTCTCCATCACCGATCACCACCGGATCCCGTCGTAAGATCGATGTCAATCAAACTTAAATCTCCGAGCGGTGAAGTAGCTTGGTCGGAGGAAATTGACCAATGATGAGTACTGTGGAGTAGAAAAGGAAGGAATCTATAAATATTGGGCCTCCATTGTGGGTAAAATAAAGCCCATTAAAGCCCAAAGCGCATTTGAGTAATTTAGAAAAAGCGAAAAATGGCCATAGAATGCGAAACTCATTGAGATAAATGAGGACAGATTGAGTTGGGTCTTCATCATAAACTTAAGctcgttttttcttttttgaacaaaacttgtttatgaaacagaaacaaaacaaaaaactttaAATCCAATGTAATAAGAGAATGCTGAGAAAGGGAGATTTGCGACATAAAAGAGTTTCAGAAATGTAAATATACAATGTCGCTCATTATCTCATGGTTTTAATGGTCTGTCTTGAACATGGAGAGGACAGAACTGGGCAGAGGAGATGATTCTTGGTTGGAACCAAAGCTCTATCATCTCTGGTCCGTATTGTCCCATGGACGCAGAAAAGAATAAGGATCATCATTAGCAGCAGCAGCGGAGAAATCAAAGTGGCCTTGATGATTCAGAAAAGGCTCACTGACATTCCCGTTTTGAGGCGGTGCGAGTGGAGCTGTCAGGTAAGAGTCGCTGACATTCCCTACTTGAGGTGGCGCTAGTGGAGCTGTCAGGTAAGAGTCGCTGACACTCCCTACTTGAGGTGGTGCGAGTGGAGCTGTCAGGTAAGAGTCGCTGACATTCCAAACATGCGGTGGTGCTAAGGGAGCTGTGAGATCCTGGAGCTCCAAGTATAGCTCCGAGTTTTCAATCAGGTCGTAAGAGGGTGTCCTTGGCATGATGTTGTTGTTATGCATATTGCTAAAGTCGGGTAGGTCGTCGAATATCACTTCCTCTCCAAAGGAAATTGGAGCTGAGACATTGGGAACATGTCTTGCCTGTATAAGATGATACATATTTGATTCAGAGGAATACATTTTATGATAATAAGACAGCAAAGAAGCTTCATGTGATGTTTACCAATTACCAATGCCATTAAAGTTCAAAACACTTAACAGTTTCAAAGTTGCTTCACTATCCTAACACAATCATAACAgtaagccaaaaaaaaagaacctacCTCGTTGGTGTTGGGCTCAGAGAGAGGCAAGAACTCATCCTCATCAACAAATAGATCCAACATTGCATACAAGTCATCATCGTCGTTAGGCGCCTGAAGGGTTTGCGCCAAAGAGGTGCTGCTACTAGGATCAAGAAGTGGTGCAGGCACAGGAGCATTAGCTGCATCAGTCAAATGTGCAGTCATGCTGGCAGTAGCTGTAGCTGGTGGGAAATCAGAGACGCATGATTCAGATATCATGCCACCAAAACAATCCTTATTAGGGGGGAGTGAGGGTGCCATAGACAGACTGGTTTCTGCGTTAGGCCCATGAAGAAAGATTGAGGCATTGCTGGTAGAAGGAACATCAACACCAGTACGATGTTCCTCATCACTCCAGTCCTCTTCCTTGAAAGGAGCTCCATATTGAGCTCCATTTCTAGGTCCCGGCCCATCTTTCTTGaacagaacacacaggacataagTATCCTGCATCCCAAAAGCATAATCAATCAGCAAAGAAAGAGTGATATAAGCTTAACTTATATATTTGCCGTTTTAAGTTACCTGAGGAATATTCTTCTGTGTCAGCACGTTGTCCTCGAGCCTGTACTCATGCATAACCCAATCAGTCCGCTCCCCACGAGGCGACTTACCAACGTGGTAAACCAAAGTCTTAATCTTTCCGACAGATTCACCATTGCAGAGAACGGCTCTCTCCTTCCCTGTGGTTTTCCAGTAACCACACTCAGTTGCACGGTTAGCTCTAACACCGGTTGCATATTTCTTCTCCCTTGGGCAGAAGAAGTGCCACTTAAGATCACCACTCTTTATATAGGACTTATCTGTAAAGACAAAGACTCCTAAGTTAAAAGAAAACAGACAAGCATCCAAAAAAAAGTATGAGAATGTTCTTAAAGATGAGTACCAGGCAAGTCAGAGGGTTCGAACTTGTAAATGTCAAGTTCAGCAATAGCATCAACGAGGAGCTTTTTACCCAACACTTTCCTCTTCAGGTAATATCTCACGAGTTCAACATCAGTAGGATGAAACCGAAACCCAGGAGCCAGCTCAGTTTTCCCCATTGGCTGATCCAAAGGGGAAAACTTGCACTCGGCTAAGAAAACTCCTCACAAGCAGCAAGGTAGGAGTTTTGCGCAGCAAAAAACAAAAGTTCACAGTAACAGGAGCAGTAAAAGAGAATACTTTGTAATCAAATCAAGCAGAAGATTGCAGAGAAGCtaggaagagaagagaagaggagagagagagagaacagagCACGCAAGCTAAGTCCAGTGCCTGAACAAGATAATCTGGAAGCACCACAACCTGCCCCTGCTCATATAACCACAGTCACACCAAAGAAAAGATGGGTTCTTCTTGCAGAGATCAACAGACATCTGGTGTGCTACGTAAGCCTATtaacaaacaacaacaaaaaaagactTGAACTACGGAACCAGCTAGATACAATAATAACACAGACATATCATCAAACCCAGAAAAGAATACAACCCTAATAACGAATTGCCTTCAGATCAGATccataaatcaaaatcaaaaccgaGGATTACACAACCAGCTAGATACGAGAATAAACCAGCAGATATCGATAGACAAATCATCAATTATGATAGATTATCAGAAAACAACTAAAACCCTAAAAGGAATAGACTTTAGATCAGATACAGAGTATCAACAAAAATTGACGACAAACTCGGGAGAAGTCAAAGTCAACATGGCGGAGTAGAATCAGAAACATGGATTATTGATTTCGTACCCGGAGAGAGAGGAATATTCGACGGTGGAGAGGACGATCAGCGCAAGGGGGGGAGGGAGGCGGAGGCGAGGGTGCGAGGTAGAGATTAGAGAGAGTGGCGTGAAAGAAAAGACAGAACTGAAGCCAAGGGTTCCTTTTATATATGACGGAGCTAAACACACACCCACCCTACGCGTTTTACTATGAGAGTGGTGGGCCCATTTCCAATAAAAAGGCCGTCactttaatgtttttttcttattggtGGTAACAATATTTAACCAATGTAATTATTAGAGGTTGAATTATACATTTGCTATTCTTTTGTAAACCTTAAATAGTTATGAAAAATATGTATCTATCGTTTTCGAACCTTAGATTTTGTAACAAGGAGATAAATACATCATAAATGTCATCATTAAGACCAaatccaaaaaagaagaagaagtttaaATGTGTATGAACAAaagaggtaaaaaaaaaagagaggatgaAACATACTATAGACATTAATATACCTTTTGTAGTTCCTGAAAGGTTTGAGAAGGTGAAGAAAGACACCTTTGGCTTTATTGTTTTAGATAACAAAGGATATATAATTGGAGCCATTTTTAGTTAAGGCTTTATTGTTTTAGGTAACAAAGGACATATAATTGGAgcctttttaataaaatacatatgtTTAAAATTAAGTCATTTAGCATTTACTCTTTAAATTGACAAATGTTGATCTATCTGGCCATCCATAGACAAAATCAGGCTATATATAAAAGCTATAAGTGGACTAGAGAACGTATAACAGTGTTTATAACAGTGTTAGTTATCTAAGTATGATTTCAAACGTATATACAAAGGCTAACATCTCGCATTTTTAAGTGTTGTTGACAGTGTTATTTTAATCCCAATTTACATTATTTTTGCTAAACGTGTGTTGGAAAGTCCACATAATCTTTTGTATCTTTCGTAGCAATTTCTGTTGGTTTACCTTCATTGATCGCCTCTCGTTGAGTATTCACAATCACACAAGGAAATTTAGAGTTTTATATAGCACAAAGACTTGGTCAGAACTCAGAAACTTAGCTGGaaagaaaatgaataaaatgaTTGAATAGATTGACGAAATCGATAAATAATAGTATTGTAATTGAAAGACTTGTATGGTGAATAAGGAATAGTTTTGttcatattattaattttgCCACAGTAGCGAACTCtaatctttcttcttcagaaCTTTATAATTCATATAATGATATTATTAGCTAACAAGAAGGCAGATCAGGAGGAGGTTTGAGCATTCGAGATGATTTGGTCGGTCCATCTTTCACTATGAATACTGCGTTCATTCCCCATGTGGCATGTCTCTCTATATGGCAATGCAACAACCATACCCCTGTATATAATAAAACCAACATCATGAAAATCCAAAAAATCTCAAATCAGATTGTTAGATCTTTCTTTCAGTGTGACGCACAtttatttttatggttcatattaatcatttttatttccAATTGACCTTTTACTTGAATGATTTTTTCAAGTAATATAAAATTAGGTGATTGACCTATGTTTATACACCGGTAAGAATAACTaaattttgtgttttatttttatttttttataaattctaaattacttaaaattttaaatgcatGAAAAGCAAATAATAAGTACATGAATGCATTAAAAAGTATATGAGTCATATGGGGTTCTAACAATATATGGGCTTTTATTTGGGCCCTATGCCATATAGTCTAATGCAAAACTTTAGCCCAGAAACGTGTTTTTTTAACATGCAACGTAGAGAAATGGAAGTGTATCAATATGCACTGACCTGGATTATTAGCTACGAATCTGACGGCGGTCCAGCCATTACTAGGAACTCCAACGGTGGTCTCCTCCGGTGGATCAACTAGGTTATACTTCAACGGATCTTTCCGGCGATCGAAATTCCCAAAACCCGATCCCACCACAAAGAAGCTATAACCATGGAG includes the following:
- the LOC103847196 gene encoding uncharacterized protein LOC103847196 is translated as MATEQSGLEVQESQPNQVAPGFVGAIEEQYKKLRDHAEAYPYVWGSYTVVYGGLFLWTAYRWRKLRRTEDRVRGLQTKLRKLVQDEQAAAVTSSKSAQSLDKSSSVSDKTSSVP
- the LOC103847197 gene encoding probable pectate lyase 4, which gives rise to MVRFLTIALIPILTILFVANVLVATELNVMDKCWRPNPHWRKVRNQLARCSVGFAGKMTGNIGKGVTQYKVTDPSDDPLNPKPGTLRYAATLIKGKKWITFKRNMKINLHKPLLISSFTTLDGRGVSVHISGPACLIVYKATDVIIHGLKIHDCKAHPPSSVMGPDSKIMELGQVDGDAIRLVTAKKVWIDHNTLYDCEDGLLDVTRGSTDVTVSNNWFRNQDKVMLLGHDDGYVRDKDMRVTVVFNHFGPNCNQRMPRVRHGYAHVANNYYQGWTQYAIGGSMSPRVKSESNYFVAPESGRKEITWKKHSQGDKMQWKFYSVNDYMENGACFGLQKGIGKARPNYGPSQRFIVADAKTVKELTSSAGALHCTRNSVC
- the LOC103847199 gene encoding probable gamma-secretase subunit PEN-2, with protein sequence MEASRSDESNLSPNRDQRSNLNPAHNSMISSGQVWPTIDGPLGLTEEASVDYARRFYKFGFALLPWLWAVNCFYFWPVLRHSRAFPQIRNYVVRSAIGFSVFTALLSAWALTFSIGGEELFGPVWDKLVMYNVADRLGLAGLA
- the LOC108870224 gene encoding pentatricopeptide repeat-containing protein At1g62350 — protein: MEGIGLRGEILRLGFTPRRGVSGRSPVLRRAMVIKMRDRSKNRKPLQRGRMLSIEAIQAVQALKRANPPPPSTSPSSSSSMLDRVIDSKIRRLLKFDMVAVLRELLRQNECSLSLKVFEEIRKEYWYKPQVRLYADMIAVMADNSLIEELNYLYAAMKSEKGLVADTESFNTLLVILLNHKLFELVMDCYAFMQSIGYEPDRTSFRILVQGLESNGEMGLSGIVRQDAHEYYGESLEFTEEVEDISSLLIPQWRR
- the LOC103847200 gene encoding vacuolar protein sorting-associated protein 9A, producing the protein MENIDVFPGLHDFLERMRKPSAGDFVKSIKSFIVSFSNHAPDPEKDSEAVQEFFTKMEAAFRAHPLWSGSSEEELDSAADGLEKYVMTKLFTRVFASNTEDVISDEKLFQKMSLVQQFISPESLDIQPTFQNETSWLLAQKELQKMNMYKAPRDKLMCILSCCKVINNLLLNASIASKENAPGADEFLPVLIYVTIKANPPQFHSNLLYIQRYRRQSKLVGEASYFFTNLLSAESFISNIDAKSLSMDEADFENKMESARARLSGLGIQSYQTDHGAAPTAHNPKRETTLLQSQSSDSLSGTNETLNQRSELPIKKAESISDLENKGAATLLNGSSEASKILKEYPYVFASAGDLRVGDVEGLLNDYKQLVFKYVCLSKGLGEATTSLASSSSPLQPSTETETEDQTTVSSDVQTKTETDRSVDDLMRALQGEGDNVHKLSDVKQEDYSEDVVQERGEELDPKVVEETDTEDIDLKKLSAEIEDDNSSSKRAEDEDADSKHLVAEDQNDQSQ
- the LOC103847201 gene encoding NAC domain-containing protein 82 is translated as MGKTELAPGFRFHPTDVELVRYYLKRKVLGKKLLVDAIAELDIYKFEPSDLPDKSYIKSGDLKWHFFCPREKKYATGVRANRATECGYWKTTGKERAVLCNGESVGKIKTLVYHVGKSPRGERTDWVMHEYRLEDNVLTQKNIPQDTYVLCVLFKKDGPGPRNGAQYGAPFKEEDWSDEEHRTGVDVPSTSNASIFLHGPNAETSLSMAPSLPPNKDCFGGMISESCVSDFPPATATASMTAHLTDAANAPVPAPLLDPSSSTSLAQTLQAPNDDDDLYAMLDLFVDEDEFLPLSEPNTNEARHVPNVSAPISFGEEVIFDDLPDFSNMHNNNIMPRTPSYDLIENSELYLELQDLTAPLAPPHVWNVSDSYLTAPLAPPQVGSVSDSYLTAPLAPPQVGNVSDSYLTAPLAPPQNGNVSEPFLNHQGHFDFSAAAANDDPYSFLRPWDNTDQR